From Triticum urartu cultivar G1812 chromosome 2, Tu2.1, whole genome shotgun sequence, a single genomic window includes:
- the LOC125534552 gene encoding cysteine proteinase inhibitor 8-like, whose protein sequence is MRTSSFLLIIVVAFLYAIGSPAIGCGERMGNQLWNTAIENGWEPIGNINDQHIQELGRWAVLEFGKHVNCVLKFNKVVSGRQELVSGMNYELIIEASDIGGKEDKYKAEVYEQTWTHKRQLLSFAKVK, encoded by the coding sequence ATGAGGACATCTAGCTTCCTCCTCATCATCGTTGTTGCGTTCCTCTATGCCATCGGCTCACCCGCCATAGGCTGTGGGGAACGGATGGGCAACCAATTGTGGAACACGGCAATAGAGAATGGATGGGAACCAATCGGAAACATCAACGACCAACACATCCAGGAGCTCGGCCGTTGGGCGGTGTTGGAGTTCGGCAAGCATGTGAACTGCGTGCTCAAGTTCAACAAGGTGGTAAGTGGCAGGCAAGAACTTGTTTCTGGAATGAACTACGAACTCATCATCGAGGCATCCGACATTGGCGGGAAAGAAGACAAGTACAAGGCAGAGGTGTACGAGCAGACGTGGACTCACAAACGCCAGCTCCTCTCATTTGCCAAGGTGAAATAG